In Synechococcus sp. CB0101, a genomic segment contains:
- the carA gene encoding glutamine-hydrolyzing carbamoyl-phosphate synthase small subunit: MTTASSPSPALLVLADGLVLRGEAFGASGTAVGEVVFNTGMSGYQEVMTDPSYSGQLVTFTYPELGNTGVNSADQEADAPHVRGVIARELAPVPSSWRCEDTLEAWLQRHNVVGIRGIDTRALVRHLREGGAINGAISTDGSTPQQLLDQVRSAPSMAGLNLAQTVSTDAAYDWSSLCPAAFDQRLQSNPATPYRVVAIDFGIKRAILERLAAHGCAITVLPADATLAQVLALQPEGVFLSNGPGDPSAVTTGIELARGLLAQSNLPVFGICLGHQILGLAMGGSTYKLGYGHRGLNHPCGSPGVVEITSQNHGFAIDAASLPADAVEVTHFNLNDRTVAALAHRQKPVFGVQYHPEASPGPHDADHHFGRFAALMAERRS; encoded by the coding sequence ATGACCACAGCTTCTTCCCCATCTCCCGCCCTGCTCGTGCTGGCCGATGGCCTGGTGCTGCGCGGTGAAGCCTTCGGTGCCAGCGGTACTGCGGTGGGTGAGGTGGTGTTCAACACCGGGATGAGCGGTTATCAGGAGGTGATGACCGATCCCAGTTATTCCGGCCAGTTGGTGACGTTCACCTATCCGGAACTGGGTAACACCGGCGTGAACAGCGCTGATCAGGAAGCCGATGCGCCCCATGTGCGCGGGGTGATCGCCCGAGAGCTGGCGCCTGTGCCCAGCAGCTGGCGTTGCGAAGACACGCTGGAGGCCTGGCTGCAACGCCACAACGTGGTGGGGATTCGCGGCATCGATACGCGGGCCTTGGTGCGCCATCTGCGCGAAGGCGGCGCGATCAACGGCGCGATCAGCACCGATGGCAGCACACCCCAACAGCTGCTCGACCAGGTGCGTTCAGCTCCCTCGATGGCCGGCCTCAACCTGGCCCAAACGGTGAGCACCGACGCGGCCTACGACTGGAGCAGTCTCTGCCCGGCTGCTTTTGATCAGCGCCTGCAGAGCAATCCCGCCACCCCTTATCGGGTGGTGGCGATTGATTTCGGCATCAAGCGCGCCATCCTCGAGCGGCTGGCCGCTCACGGCTGCGCGATCACCGTGCTGCCCGCTGATGCCACCCTTGCGCAGGTGCTGGCCTTGCAACCCGAGGGCGTGTTCCTCTCCAACGGCCCCGGGGATCCGTCGGCGGTCACCACCGGCATCGAGCTGGCGCGAGGCTTGCTGGCCCAAAGCAATCTGCCGGTGTTCGGCATCTGCCTGGGGCACCAGATCCTCGGTTTGGCCATGGGCGGCAGCACCTACAAGCTCGGCTATGGCCACCGCGGCCTCAACCACCCCTGCGGCAGTCCAGGCGTGGTGGAAATCACCAGCCAGAACCACGGCTTCGCCATCGATGCGGCTTCGCTCCCTGCCGATGCGGTGGAGGTCACCCATTTCAATCTCAACGACCGCACCGTGGCGGCCCTGGCCCATCGCCAGAAGCCAGTCTTCGGTGTTCAGTACCACCCCGAGGCGAGCCCTGGACCCCACGACGCCGACCACCACTTCGGTCGTTTTGCAGCCTTGATGGCCGAGCGGCGCAGCTGA
- the rlmB gene encoding 23S rRNA (guanosine(2251)-2'-O)-methyltransferase RlmB gives MSPRFDRRRDQGQGSGAAGSRPGRPARPDARGGSRRPFAPRGEWRPERGGEGGDRGERGDRPSFGRRPERGDRSERFGDRDRGRPERRFDGARRGGGERPRFERSGADRFGGDRPGSERPSGDRPSFDRASGDRPGGGRPRFEGVRGSGSRTERRPGRPQGQGRFSSARSSFQERRFERKPLRGDRDQAAASRPLIVDAPTGESERFNAGPADDLIWGRHAAQAALESDRPIHRIWCTPEMRFQPRFMQLLREAKAGGVLVEEVTWARLGQLTDGAVHQGIVLQAAAADTLDLGSLIDGCRSIGEPPLLMALDGITDPHNLGAIVRSAEALGAHGLVLPQRRSAGLTGSVAKVAAGALEHLPVARVVNLNRSLETLKEEGYRVIGLAGEAGVALSEADLDGPLVIVTGSEGSGLSMLTRKHCDQLVRIPLRGATPSLNASVATAMVLYEVARRGWMKQITGSAPAPRIVRPQIPSAPAAAPVAAPEAEPELQDEPLLSTELESEAPETFTPEEAEAAQALVEHVVAELNAPSEPEPELVLGLAPGSPVDFSGDIKL, from the coding sequence ATGAGCCCCCGTTTTGATCGCCGCAGGGACCAAGGCCAGGGCTCGGGGGCGGCAGGTTCGCGCCCGGGCCGCCCGGCTCGCCCCGATGCGCGCGGTGGTTCGCGTCGTCCATTTGCACCCCGTGGTGAGTGGCGCCCGGAGCGTGGTGGTGAGGGGGGTGATCGTGGCGAACGCGGCGATCGCCCGTCCTTCGGCCGTCGGCCAGAGCGAGGCGACCGTTCCGAGCGTTTTGGCGATCGGGATCGGGGGCGTCCGGAGCGCCGTTTTGATGGCGCCCGCCGCGGTGGTGGCGAACGCCCTCGTTTTGAGCGCTCTGGTGCAGACCGCTTCGGCGGTGATCGCCCCGGCTCGGAGCGACCCAGCGGCGATCGCCCCAGTTTTGACCGTGCATCCGGTGATCGTCCGGGTGGCGGGCGCCCCCGCTTCGAAGGGGTCCGCGGCAGCGGCAGCCGCACAGAGCGCCGCCCCGGCCGTCCCCAGGGGCAGGGCCGTTTTTCCTCAGCGCGTTCGTCGTTCCAGGAGCGCCGCTTCGAGCGCAAGCCCCTGCGCGGTGATCGCGACCAGGCGGCTGCCAGCCGTCCGCTGATCGTCGACGCCCCCACTGGCGAATCCGAACGCTTCAATGCGGGTCCGGCTGACGATCTGATCTGGGGACGCCACGCAGCTCAGGCGGCCCTCGAGAGCGATCGCCCCATTCATCGCATCTGGTGTACGCCGGAGATGCGCTTCCAGCCACGCTTCATGCAGCTCCTGCGGGAGGCCAAGGCCGGTGGTGTGCTGGTGGAGGAGGTCACCTGGGCGCGCCTCGGCCAGCTCACCGATGGAGCCGTGCACCAGGGCATCGTGCTCCAGGCCGCTGCGGCTGACACCCTCGATCTGGGCAGCCTGATCGATGGCTGCCGTTCCATTGGCGAGCCGCCCCTGCTGATGGCCCTCGATGGGATCACGGATCCCCACAATCTCGGCGCCATCGTGCGCAGCGCTGAGGCCCTCGGCGCCCACGGCCTGGTGCTGCCCCAGCGACGCAGCGCCGGCCTCACCGGTTCGGTGGCCAAGGTGGCTGCAGGCGCCCTCGAGCACCTACCCGTGGCCCGGGTGGTGAACCTCAACCGTTCGCTGGAAACCCTGAAAGAAGAGGGCTACCGCGTGATTGGCCTAGCCGGAGAAGCCGGCGTGGCCCTCAGTGAAGCCGATCTGGATGGCCCCCTGGTCATCGTGACCGGTTCAGAGGGATCGGGCCTGTCCATGCTCACCCGCAAGCACTGCGATCAGCTGGTGCGCATTCCCCTGCGGGGCGCCACCCCCAGCCTCAATGCCTCGGTGGCCACCGCAATGGTGCTCTATGAGGTGGCCCGCCGGGGCTGGATGAAGCAGATCACGGGTTCGGCCCCGGCGCCGCGCATCGTGCGGCCCCAGATCCCCTCGGCCCCAGCGGCTGCACCCGTTGCAGCTCCTGAGGCCGAGCCTGAGCTGCAGGATGAACCTCTGCTCAGCACGGAGCTGGAGAGCGAGGCGCCCGAGACCTTCACCCCCGAGGAG
- a CDS encoding STAS domain-containing protein translates to MTVSLRGGFQQQDGCLLFSFTGQLDAYSEKQFLAFITEHLTSTPQPLVIDLSKIDFIDSSGLGALVQMAKHCNDQAMQFLVVGNARVVQTVKLVRLEQFLHLQPDLDTALGSIAA, encoded by the coding sequence TTGACCGTGTCTCTGCGCGGTGGCTTTCAGCAGCAGGACGGCTGTCTGCTGTTCAGCTTCACCGGCCAGCTCGACGCCTACTCCGAGAAGCAATTTCTCGCGTTCATCACCGAGCACCTCACCAGCACACCGCAACCGCTGGTGATCGATCTGAGCAAGATCGACTTCATCGACTCTTCCGGTCTGGGTGCCCTGGTGCAGATGGCCAAGCACTGCAACGACCAGGCCATGCAGTTCCTGGTGGTTGGTAATGCCCGGGTCGTGCAGACGGTGAAACTGGTGAGGCTTGAGCAGTTCCTCCATCTCCAGCCCGACCTCGATACCGCCCTCGGATCCATCGCGGCCTGA
- a CDS encoding ribonuclease III domain-containing protein, translated as MQLAWLGDAVWELHHRLRHCRQPGRSGELHRAVVAEVRADAQAAALAVLERDGLLSQEELELVRKGRNRAGRGPRKGEAGIYGRATGFETMVGWLFLQDPSRLAQLLAHLENADPITPLPADA; from the coding sequence CTGCAGCTGGCCTGGCTGGGGGATGCGGTGTGGGAGCTTCACCATCGCCTGCGCCACTGCCGCCAGCCCGGCCGCAGTGGCGAGCTGCATCGTGCCGTGGTGGCTGAAGTGCGTGCCGATGCCCAGGCTGCAGCCCTGGCGGTGCTGGAGCGCGATGGCCTGCTGAGCCAGGAGGAGCTAGAGCTGGTACGGAAAGGCCGCAACCGTGCCGGCCGTGGACCCCGCAAAGGAGAGGCCGGCATTTATGGGCGGGCGACGGGGTTTGAGACAATGGTGGGCTGGCTCTTTCTTCAAGACCCCAGCCGCCTTGCCCAGCTGCTGGCACACCTCGAGAACGCCGACCCGATAACCCCTTTGCCCGCTGACGCATGA